One genomic window of Aethina tumida isolate Nest 87 chromosome 3, icAetTumi1.1, whole genome shotgun sequence includes the following:
- the LOC109596220 gene encoding odorant receptor Or2-like, which yields MCVVKILNSEIKSLLFLEFLTNSFQLAASLLNAMQMSFSFVLFFNFAFLTQRVVEIMLLHGSADAIKSESLKLSDAIYESKWNEFDKKCTDLLRLMLRVSQRPLLITIGSFGEMSLQPAIKIFKGAYSIVTFFQHGRNK from the exons atgtg cgttgtaaaaattttaaattccgaAATTAAATCGTtattattcttagaatttttgACAAACTCATTTCAACTTGCAGCAAGTCTTCTTAATGCAATGCAG atgAGTTTTAGCTtcgtactattttttaatttcgccTTTTTGACACAGAGAGTTGTAGAAATAATGCTCCTCCATGGATCTGCTGATGCAATAAAATCAGAG agtttaaaattatcgGATGCTATATATGAATCGAAATGGAACGAATTTGACAAGAAATGTACGGATTTATTGCGACTGATGCTTCGTGTCAGTCAGAGGCCACTTTTAATTACCATTGGTTCATTCGGGGAAATGTCACTTCAACCAgccataaaa atctTTAAGGGTGCATACAgtattgttacattttttcaacatggaaggaacaaataa
- the LOC109596219 gene encoding odorant receptor Or2, which translates to MSAVKILNSEIKSLLLLEFLTNSFQLAANLLNIMQMSFNFVLLFNLAFLTQRVVEIMLLHGSADAIKTESLKLSDAIYDSKWNDFDKKCTNLLRLTLRVSQRPLLITIGPFGEMSLQPAIKIFKGAYSIVTFFHNA; encoded by the exons ATGTC tgctgtaaaaattttaaattctgaaattaaatcGTTATTGTTACTGGAATTTTTGACCAATTCGTTTCAACTTGCAGCAAATCTACTTAATATTATGCAG atgAGCTTTAACTTCGTACTTCTTTTTAATTTGGCATTTTTGACACAGAGAGTTGTAGAAATAATGCTTCTCCATGGATCTGCTGATGCAATAAAAACAGAG agtttaaaattatcgGATGCTATATATGACTCGAAATGGAACGACTTTgacaaaaaatgtacaaatttattgcGATTGACGCTTCGTGTTAGTCAGAGACCACTTTTAATTACCATTGGTCCATTCGGAGAAATGTCACTTCAACCAgcgataaaa atttttaagggAGCCTACAgtattgttacattttttcataatgcATAA